In Tautonia rosea, one DNA window encodes the following:
- a CDS encoding type II secretion system protein, which produces MRRSILDVWPPSTLRRGSTYLEVQVAFAVLGVALAGLAPIVASQTRLISQIEQMISTDAVNYLVPAQHLGASENLWVRKLGFDATLSVNPPATNLETPIDRANSISITSSNLSLIEQNAWVEVSVTPIDPEPEGTGPSGEDPPPDPEPSS; this is translated from the coding sequence ATGAGACGCTCGATCCTCGATGTTTGGCCCCCTTCGACCCTGCGGCGGGGTTCGACCTATCTTGAAGTGCAGGTCGCCTTTGCCGTACTCGGGGTGGCGCTGGCCGGCCTGGCACCGATTGTCGCCTCTCAGACCCGCTTGATTTCTCAGATCGAGCAAATGATCTCGACCGACGCTGTCAATTATCTCGTGCCGGCTCAGCACCTCGGGGCGTCCGAAAATCTCTGGGTCCGCAAGCTCGGCTTCGACGCGACCCTGTCTGTGAACCCTCCGGCGACCAACCTCGAAACGCCGATCGATCGAGCAAATTCGATTTCGATCACCTCCTCAAATCTTTCTTTGATTGAACAGAATGCCTGGGTCGAAGTCTCTGTAACTCCGATCGATCCCGAGCCTGAAGGCACCGGCCCCTCCGGCGAGGATCCGCCCCCCGATCCGGAGCCCTCGTCATGA
- a CDS encoding type IV pilin protein — translation MTALSSRRPRPSRAGSTLVELMIVTLLIGIFAAMAIPSYRSSVEQARTDMAAANLRTLWAAERFFYLNERYYTSETNDLIAYGVFKASEISSAPAGGPFLMYNDPTFIYRIVLQPNGEFQATATRAAGTAFHGVLTIDAAGVVSGQVADTSGRVVRPGFR, via the coding sequence ATGACTGCTTTGTCGAGTCGACGACCAAGGCCGAGCCGCGCCGGATCGACGCTCGTTGAGCTCATGATCGTGACCCTGCTGATCGGTATCTTTGCGGCCATGGCCATTCCGTCCTATCGATCGTCCGTGGAACAGGCCCGGACCGACATGGCCGCTGCGAATCTTCGCACCCTCTGGGCTGCCGAGCGGTTCTTCTATCTGAACGAACGGTACTACACCTCCGAGACAAACGACTTAATTGCCTATGGTGTGTTCAAAGCGTCTGAGATCTCAAGCGCCCCGGCCGGTGGACCGTTCTTGATGTACAACGATCCCACGTTCATTTACCGGATCGTGCTCCAGCCCAACGGAGAGTTCCAGGCCACGGCCACAAGAGCCGCCGGGACCGCTTTTCACGGAGTGCTGACGATCGACGCTGCTGGGGTTGTCAGCGGGCAGGTCGCCGATACCTCCGGGCGAGTTGTTCGGCCTGGATTCCGCTAA
- a CDS encoding type II secretion system F family protein: MSHARVSSKPHNTLKIDDILAFFQQLATLVAAGTPLLQAIQIGSEQAESLRLRQILSEIAARLSAGSSFHAAAANYPEAFEHSWIEMIRTGEITGRMSDVLRELSGQVQEAREAKRKMRGAMFYPIVLLCVATLAIAAMLRFVVPTFDRMFKEMGAELPEITQFVVSASQFVVSYGLYILLGIGLVIFAFRRYYRTEEGRRRVLGLLMVTPTVGDLVIQSTMYRFASNLALLLKSGVPMLETLETLRGILGGNPIYRDALELAQRRVASGQSLASALEESGLFTGMVINMVRTGEESGQLAPVMDRVAPYYREKVETLISKLSKTLEPLIVVGMGAAIAVMMLSIYLPMFNMSGGIQ; this comes from the coding sequence ATGTCTCACGCCCGGGTGTCCAGCAAGCCGCACAACACGCTCAAGATCGACGATATTCTGGCCTTCTTTCAGCAACTGGCGACGCTGGTGGCCGCCGGAACGCCGTTGCTCCAGGCGATCCAGATCGGCTCGGAGCAGGCGGAAAGCCTGCGGCTGCGTCAGATCCTTTCGGAGATCGCCGCCAGGCTATCGGCCGGAAGTTCCTTTCATGCCGCGGCCGCCAACTACCCTGAGGCCTTCGAGCATTCCTGGATCGAGATGATCCGGACCGGGGAGATCACGGGCCGGATGTCCGACGTCCTCCGTGAGCTCTCGGGCCAGGTCCAGGAGGCTCGCGAGGCCAAGCGAAAGATGCGTGGGGCGATGTTTTATCCGATCGTCTTGCTGTGCGTGGCCACACTGGCGATCGCCGCCATGCTTCGGTTCGTCGTCCCAACCTTTGACCGGATGTTCAAGGAGATGGGGGCCGAACTGCCCGAGATCACACAGTTCGTGGTCTCCGCCTCGCAGTTCGTCGTCAGCTACGGCCTCTACATCCTTCTGGGCATCGGCCTGGTGATCTTCGCCTTCCGACGCTACTACCGGACCGAGGAGGGACGTCGCCGCGTACTGGGCTTGCTGATGGTCACTCCGACCGTGGGGGATCTTGTCATTCAGTCGACCATGTACCGCTTCGCGTCGAACCTCGCCCTGCTGCTCAAGAGCGGCGTCCCGATGCTCGAAACCCTGGAAACCCTCCGCGGTATCCTCGGCGGGAATCCGATCTACCGAGACGCCCTCGAACTGGCCCAACGACGGGTGGCCTCGGGTCAATCGCTCGCATCGGCGCTTGAGGAAAGCGGCCTGTTTACCGGCATGGTGATCAACATGGTCCGCACAGGAGAGGAATCCGGTCAACTGGCGCCGGTCATGGATCGTGTGGCGCCCTATTATCGAGAAAAGGTTGAGACACTCATTTCCAAGCTCTCCAAGACGCTCGAACCGTTGATCGTCGTGGGAATGGGGGCGGCGATTGCCGTGATGATGCTTTCGATCTACCTCCCCATGTTCAACATGTCCGGTGGTATCCAATGA
- a CDS encoding GspE/PulE family protein, with protein MNATAMTDDRSLLIELLLQRGAVTPEGLREIRSRGQELNERNLILAGLIGDSEIARTYAEYLAVALYDPGAELPTPEPELSRLLTEKLCRDQTIAPVAIRGDQLDLAFVTPREMLIIDEVQLLTGLRVRPMIAPIGIVEQLIEGLYRSNRSSAAFAPDAESFEQADLDDEISEEEDRAGTLVLDEAPPPGRDGRVIRMVNQILEHAIRSGASDIHLEPFEDTCKIRLRIDGNLQEYQVLNRQVFVTIVSRLKILGRMDIAEKRVPQDGAISLRSGDRRIDLRLSTMPTVYGEKMVIRLLDKSAIPLDLRGLGLSNRQMEDMTEAIRSPHGLVLVTGPTGSGKSTTLYTCLNLLNEPNTNICTAEDPVEYRFKGLNQVQVKAQINLTFASALRAFLRQDPDIIMVGEVRDPETAEICMRSALTGHLVLSTLHTNDALSSISRLQDMGLEPFMLASTLRLLQAQRLVRKLCPHCKAPYECNAETARRYNLDADQVLYRPVGCDACRGSGYRGRTGVFEVVRITQPLADLIQAGAPLPELRAAARAQGASLLIDNAIEKARLGLTSLEAALTVAMGGDD; from the coding sequence ATGAACGCAACAGCCATGACCGATGATCGCTCACTGCTGATTGAGCTGTTGCTGCAGCGAGGAGCCGTGACCCCCGAAGGACTGCGAGAGATCCGAAGCCGCGGGCAGGAACTGAACGAGCGGAACTTGATCCTCGCCGGCCTGATCGGCGATTCGGAAATCGCCAGGACCTATGCCGAATACCTTGCCGTTGCGCTCTATGATCCCGGAGCTGAGCTGCCAACTCCCGAGCCGGAGCTGTCCCGATTGCTCACCGAAAAGCTCTGCCGGGATCAGACGATTGCCCCGGTCGCCATTCGGGGCGATCAGCTCGATCTGGCCTTCGTGACTCCCCGAGAGATGCTCATCATCGACGAGGTCCAGCTCCTGACCGGTCTGCGGGTTCGACCGATGATCGCGCCGATCGGCATCGTCGAACAGTTGATCGAGGGTTTGTACCGATCGAACCGATCGTCTGCCGCCTTTGCTCCCGACGCCGAGAGCTTCGAACAGGCGGACCTTGACGACGAGATCTCTGAGGAAGAAGACCGAGCCGGGACCTTGGTCCTCGATGAGGCTCCTCCGCCGGGTCGGGATGGTCGCGTCATCCGCATGGTCAACCAGATCCTCGAACATGCCATCCGTTCCGGGGCGAGCGACATCCACCTCGAACCGTTTGAAGATACCTGTAAAATTCGACTGCGGATCGATGGCAATCTTCAGGAGTACCAGGTCCTGAACCGTCAGGTCTTCGTGACCATCGTCTCACGATTGAAAATTCTCGGCCGCATGGATATTGCCGAGAAACGGGTGCCTCAGGATGGTGCCATCAGCCTGAGAAGCGGTGACCGCCGGATCGACCTTCGCCTGAGCACCATGCCCACGGTCTACGGTGAGAAGATGGTCATCCGGCTGCTCGACAAGTCGGCCATCCCGCTCGATTTGCGCGGTCTGGGTCTTTCGAATCGCCAGATGGAAGACATGACCGAGGCCATCCGATCGCCCCACGGTCTGGTTCTGGTGACGGGTCCGACCGGGAGTGGCAAAAGCACGACTCTGTACACATGCTTAAATCTCCTGAACGAGCCAAATACGAACATCTGCACCGCCGAGGACCCGGTCGAGTATCGCTTCAAGGGGCTGAACCAGGTTCAGGTCAAAGCACAGATCAACCTGACCTTCGCCAGCGCCCTCCGTGCGTTTTTGAGGCAGGACCCGGACATCATCATGGTCGGCGAGGTCCGCGACCCGGAAACCGCGGAGATCTGCATGCGATCGGCCCTAACCGGCCACCTGGTGCTCTCCACCTTGCACACCAACGACGCCCTGAGCTCGATCAGCCGGTTGCAGGACATGGGGCTCGAACCGTTCATGCTGGCGTCGACCCTCCGCTTGCTTCAGGCCCAGCGGCTGGTCCGGAAGCTCTGTCCTCACTGCAAGGCTCCTTATGAATGCAATGCCGAGACGGCGAGACGGTACAACCTCGACGCCGACCAGGTGCTCTACCGCCCCGTCGGTTGCGATGCCTGCCGAGGTTCCGGCTACCGGGGCCGAACCGGCGTGTTCGAAGTCGTCCGAATCACTCAGCCACTGGCGGACCTGATTCAGGCGGGGGCGCCACTGCCCGAATTACGAGCCGCGGCCCGTGCGCAGGGAGCCTCGTTGCTCATCGATAATGCGATTGAGAAAGCCCGGCTCGGCCTCACCAGTCTCGAAGCCGCCTTGACCGTTGCAATGGGCGGCGACGACTGA
- a CDS encoding type IV pilin protein: protein MQRNRTIQRPFQGFTLVELAVVVVIIGVLAAFGVPRFLQSVERSKAAEAFAYLSAVRTAQERYFARESIYAETLTDLDIQAPIPKYFNPGPITGNPDLELSWTMTLTRSGPSAGYEQYEVTFNEEGYDAINSTISAEINPIGGLGAGL, encoded by the coding sequence ATGCAAAGAAACCGAACCATCCAGAGGCCTTTCCAGGGTTTCACGCTGGTCGAGCTGGCCGTGGTCGTCGTGATCATCGGCGTTCTGGCGGCCTTCGGTGTCCCTCGCTTCCTGCAATCGGTCGAACGTTCCAAAGCGGCCGAAGCCTTCGCGTATCTCTCCGCCGTCCGCACGGCTCAGGAACGCTATTTTGCTCGGGAATCGATTTATGCAGAGACCCTGACGGATTTGGATATTCAGGCACCGATCCCAAAATACTTCAACCCCGGCCCGATCACGGGGAATCCGGACCTCGAACTCTCGTGGACGATGACGCTCACACGATCCGGGCCTTCAGCCGGCTATGAGCAGTACGAGGTGACGTTTAACGAGGAAGGCTACGACGCGATCAACAGCACGATCAGTGCCGAGATCAATCCGATCGGCGGGCTTGGTGCTGGGCTGTAA
- a CDS encoding type IV pilin protein gives MYANLSIPKPRRGFTLVELAVVVVIIGVLAAFGVPRFLQSVERSKAAEAFAYLSAVRTAQERYHAREGTYADVLENLDIQAPTPKYFSIGTVSGNSDLQDSWTLTLTRSGASAGYGPYTVTFTDQGFDSTNSDIDPEINPIGAQGAAPDPQT, from the coding sequence ATGTACGCGAATCTGTCAATTCCCAAGCCCCGACGGGGTTTCACGCTGGTCGAGCTGGCCGTGGTCGTCGTGATCATCGGCGTTCTGGCGGCCTTCGGTGTCCCTCGCTTCCTGCAATCGGTCGAACGTTCCAAAGCGGCCGAAGCCTTCGCGTATCTCTCCGCCGTCCGCACCGCGCAGGAACGCTATCACGCTCGGGAAGGCACCTACGCCGACGTTCTGGAGAATCTGGACATCCAGGCACCCACCCCGAAGTATTTCTCCATCGGTACGGTGTCTGGAAACTCGGACCTCCAGGACTCCTGGACCTTGACGCTGACGCGATCTGGTGCGTCGGCCGGTTACGGACCGTATACGGTGACCTTTACCGATCAAGGCTTCGATTCGACGAACAGCGACATTGATCCTGAGATCAACCCGATCGGTGCTCAGGGCGCCGCCCCTGATCCGCAAACCTGA
- a CDS encoding DUF4058 family protein has product MPIHDWTRVEAGTYHDFHQDWTIEIRRTLNRGILPEGYFAMADQRVSGPEPDIVALRLRGPEPTGGLAVAEVPPRMKTTAQAELDAARYVMKANRIVIRQGLGRVVAMIEVVSPGNKASRSAVGEFVSKAVDFLRHGIHFLMIDPFPTGPRDPQGLAHLIWDELVDHPPGPRPSDAPLTVAAFDAGPPLTTYIEPLAVGDSWPEAPLFLAPGWYVNVPLEATYRASWEVTPLPIRDLVERPKTIENPEV; this is encoded by the coding sequence ATGCCGATCCACGACTGGACCCGTGTCGAAGCCGGCACGTATCACGATTTCCACCAGGATTGGACGATCGAAATTCGGCGGACACTGAATCGAGGAATTCTTCCCGAAGGCTACTTCGCGATGGCTGACCAGCGCGTCAGCGGTCCAGAACCGGACATCGTCGCATTACGCCTGCGAGGCCCCGAGCCGACGGGCGGGTTGGCCGTCGCTGAGGTCCCTCCCCGGATGAAAACGACGGCCCAGGCGGAGCTGGACGCAGCTCGGTACGTCATGAAGGCCAACCGCATCGTGATCCGGCAGGGGCTGGGGCGGGTGGTGGCGATGATCGAGGTGGTCTCTCCGGGCAACAAGGCTTCGAGGTCGGCCGTGGGCGAGTTCGTCTCCAAGGCGGTCGATTTCCTCCGCCACGGGATTCATTTCCTGATGATCGACCCCTTCCCAACCGGCCCTCGCGATCCGCAAGGGCTGGCGCATTTGATCTGGGACGAGCTAGTCGATCACCCGCCAGGGCCCCGCCCCTCCGACGCTCCCTTGACCGTGGCCGCGTTCGATGCCGGACCGCCGTTGACCACGTACATCGAGCCCTTGGCCGTTGGCGATTCCTGGCCCGAGGCCCCGCTCTTCCTGGCCCCGGGATGGTACGTCAACGTCCCGCTCGAAGCGACCTACAGGGCCTCGTGGGAGGTGACCCCGCTGCCAATCCGAGATCTGGTCGAGCGCCCAAAAACGATTGAAAATCCAGAAGTGTAA
- a CDS encoding alkaline phosphatase, whose protein sequence is MIRLLLPTSLLTLALMTSMPISGNPTEQETRAEPAPRARVDHLVIVGVDGLGPEGIRRAETPAIDAVIARGAWSMRARAVMPTSSSPNWASMIMGAGPEQHGVTSNAWEPDAFEIAPTVAGPDGRFPTIFSILREQRPEAEIAVIYDWGGFGRLLNGDEVDLDLDADGPEAATAAAEAALVDRRPTLLFVHLDHVDHALHDHGFLSEPYLDAVTQADRFIGRIVSALDRAGLTDRAAVLITSDHGGRGTSHGGATMDEMLIPWILSGPGIGCGVELADPINTYDTAATAAVLLGITPPECWIARPVTEALAATARVPGH, encoded by the coding sequence ATGATTCGCCTCCTGCTGCCGACATCGCTGCTGACCCTTGCGCTGATGACCTCGATGCCGATTTCCGGCAATCCGACTGAGCAAGAGACGAGGGCCGAACCTGCTCCGCGCGCCCGGGTGGATCATTTGGTGATCGTTGGGGTCGATGGCCTGGGGCCGGAGGGAATCCGTCGCGCCGAGACGCCGGCAATCGACGCCGTGATCGCTCGGGGGGCCTGGTCGATGCGGGCGAGGGCCGTGATGCCAACCTCCAGCAGCCCGAACTGGGCGTCGATGATCATGGGAGCCGGGCCGGAACAGCACGGCGTGACCTCGAACGCCTGGGAACCCGACGCCTTTGAGATCGCGCCGACGGTGGCCGGGCCGGACGGACGGTTCCCGACGATCTTCTCGATCCTTCGCGAGCAACGGCCCGAGGCTGAGATCGCGGTGATCTACGACTGGGGCGGGTTCGGCCGCTTGCTAAACGGAGACGAGGTTGACCTGGACCTCGACGCCGATGGACCCGAGGCGGCGACTGCTGCGGCCGAGGCGGCCCTCGTCGATCGGCGACCGACCCTGCTGTTTGTTCATCTGGATCACGTGGATCATGCGCTGCACGATCACGGCTTCCTGAGCGAGCCGTACCTCGATGCCGTGACACAGGCCGATCGGTTCATCGGGCGAATCGTCTCGGCCCTTGACCGTGCCGGTCTGACCGATCGGGCTGCCGTGCTGATCACGTCGGACCACGGGGGGCGGGGAACCTCGCACGGGGGCGCGACAATGGACGAGATGCTCATCCCCTGGATTCTCAGCGGTCCGGGGATTGGGTGCGGTGTCGAGCTGGCGGACCCGATCAACACCTACGACACGGCGGCCACGGCCGCGGTTTTGCTGGGGATCACACCGCCGGAGTGCTGGATCGCCCGGCCTGTCACCGAGGCACTGGCGGCGACGGCCAGGGTCCCGGGTCACTAA
- a CDS encoding SMP-30/gluconolactonase/LRE family protein, translating to MDGRIPQTLAIGAVLMLGAVANDPDQATPLTETGAFTPGIEGPNCDAAGTIYAVNFAEQGTIGRVTPEGVGEVFVRLPSPSVGNGIVFDSNGMMYVADYVGHNVLRVDPETRAITVFAHEPRMNQPNDLAIAPDGTLFASDPNWSESTGQIWKISPSGEVSRAAADLGTTNGIEVSPDGAWLYVNESVQRNVWKFPIRDDGSLGEKQLIKQFPDHGFDGMRCDVDGNLAITRHGKGTVILMTPDGEILREIDVLGKFPTNLCFGGPDGKTVYVTEVEHTRLVSFRVETPGLAWQRHHDR from the coding sequence ATGGACGGTCGAATTCCGCAGACGCTCGCAATCGGGGCCGTGCTGATGCTCGGAGCGGTCGCGAATGACCCAGACCAGGCCACTCCCCTGACCGAGACGGGCGCCTTCACCCCCGGCATCGAGGGGCCCAACTGCGATGCGGCCGGGACCATCTATGCCGTGAACTTCGCCGAGCAAGGCACGATCGGCCGGGTGACTCCCGAAGGCGTTGGCGAGGTCTTTGTCCGTCTTCCCAGTCCAAGCGTCGGAAACGGCATCGTCTTCGACTCCAACGGCATGATGTACGTGGCCGATTACGTCGGCCACAACGTCCTTCGAGTCGATCCTGAGACCCGCGCGATCACCGTCTTCGCCCACGAACCCCGCATGAACCAGCCGAACGACCTGGCCATTGCCCCCGATGGGACCCTCTTCGCGAGCGATCCGAACTGGTCCGAAAGCACCGGGCAGATCTGGAAGATCTCCCCCTCGGGCGAGGTCTCTCGGGCAGCGGCCGACCTGGGAACGACCAACGGCATCGAGGTCAGCCCCGACGGGGCCTGGCTCTACGTGAACGAGTCAGTGCAACGAAATGTCTGGAAGTTTCCTATCCGCGATGATGGCTCCCTGGGCGAGAAGCAGCTCATCAAGCAATTTCCCGACCACGGCTTCGACGGGATGCGCTGTGACGTCGACGGAAACCTCGCCATCACCCGGCACGGCAAGGGGACGGTCATCCTCATGACCCCCGACGGCGAGATTCTCCGGGAAATCGACGTGCTCGGGAAGTTTCCCACAAATCTTTGCTTCGGCGGCCCCGACGGCAAGACCGTTTACGTCACCGAGGTCGAACACACGAGACTCGTCTCGTTCCGCGTCGAAACGCCGGGCCTGGCCTGGCAACGACATCACGATCGGTAA
- a CDS encoding RidA family protein — translation MNPQDKAEALGLTFSKQEPGYLALVVRSGNLLITSGHVSDIKGKLGAGLSVDEGKAAARECAVKILNSVWNAHGTLNGLRVLKVLGCVNSTLEFHEQHLVINGCSDLLHEIFGKDGDGYHARSALGFAQLPTGVAVEVEAIFEIKGE, via the coding sequence ATGAATCCCCAAGACAAGGCGGAAGCACTCGGCCTCACCTTCTCGAAGCAGGAGCCCGGCTACCTGGCATTGGTCGTCCGCAGCGGGAATCTTTTGATCACGTCAGGACACGTCAGCGACATCAAAGGGAAGCTCGGTGCCGGCCTTTCCGTCGACGAGGGGAAGGCCGCCGCCCGCGAGTGCGCCGTCAAGATCCTCAACTCGGTCTGGAACGCCCACGGAACCCTCAACGGCCTGCGCGTTCTGAAGGTCCTCGGCTGCGTCAACTCGACGCTCGAATTCCACGAGCAACACCTTGTCATCAACGGTTGCAGCGACCTCCTGCACGAGATCTTCGGCAAGGACGGCGACGGCTACCACGCCCGCAGCGCCCTCGGCTTCGCCCAGCTCCCGACCGGCGTCGCCGTCGAGGTCGAGGCCATCTTTGAGATCAAAGGTGAATAA
- a CDS encoding type II toxin-antitoxin system ParD family antitoxin has translation MTTMNISLPEEMKAFIDAQIAREGYASASEYVRDLIREAQRRHARNELDVKLLEGLEGPAVEMTREDWDAIRREALEGLRDGGSAP, from the coding sequence ATGACCACCATGAACATCTCGCTTCCCGAAGAAATGAAGGCCTTTATCGACGCACAGATCGCTCGCGAGGGTTATGCCTCGGCGAGCGAGTATGTTCGTGATCTGATCCGAGAGGCTCAGCGGCGACACGCGAGGAACGAGCTGGATGTCAAGCTGCTGGAAGGCCTTGAAGGTCCTGCTGTCGAGATGACCCGTGAGGACTGGGACGCGATTCGTCGCGAGGCGCTCGAAGGGCTTCGCGACGGAGGCTCAGCCCCGTGA
- a CDS encoding type II toxin-antitoxin system RelE/ParE family toxin translates to MNGIVRRRASARRDLVMNARYFAREAGFTVANRFLDAVETTLDQLARQPGLGTRYELESDVVGELRVFPVTRFRKHLIFYRSIDGGIELVRVLHGAREIHPLLAKEFGIDDTVPDADE, encoded by the coding sequence GTGAACGGAATCGTCCGCCGCCGGGCCTCAGCCCGACGGGATCTGGTGATGAACGCTCGGTATTTTGCTCGTGAAGCGGGATTCACCGTGGCCAATCGGTTCCTTGACGCGGTTGAGACGACGTTGGATCAGCTAGCAAGGCAGCCAGGCCTAGGGACCCGGTACGAACTCGAATCTGACGTGGTCGGTGAACTGAGGGTTTTCCCCGTCACTCGGTTTCGTAAGCACCTCATCTTCTACCGGTCGATCGACGGCGGGATTGAACTGGTCCGCGTCCTGCACGGTGCCCGAGAGATTCACCCTCTCCTTGCCAAGGAGTTTGGCATCGACGATACGGTCCCAGACGCAGACGAATGA
- a CDS encoding DUF1501 domain-containing protein translates to MLRNTASGFGSVALAALLAEHSQGEGGLSSNPLAPKVPHFAPKAKRIIFLFMKGGPSHLDTFDPKPRLQRDDGKPLPFAKPRVQFAETGALLASPWKFRRFGESGIAVSELFPNVAQHVDDLCLIHSLHGTNAAHGGALLMLHTGSDTFVRPSMGSWITYGLGTENQNLPGFVTICPTLAHGGVRNWGSAFLPAAYQGTPLGNASVPSDQAQVRYIKNERLTTDVQRAQLDLLAELNGDHLDVSGPDQALEARLDSFELAFRMQTEMPEVQEIAGESPATHRLYGLDDPVTADFGRQCLLARRLTERGVRFVQVTHSDTNVQWDQHSDLKAGHEKNAREVDRPIAGLLTDLKARGLLDDTLVLWGGEFGRTPTAQGKNGRDHNPEGFTMWLAGGGVKSGYRHGATDEYGYYAVEDKVHIHDLHATLLHLLGLNHEALTYRYAGRDFRLTDVAGRVVTEIL, encoded by the coding sequence ATGCTTCGCAACACTGCGAGCGGGTTCGGCTCGGTCGCCCTGGCCGCCTTGCTGGCCGAGCATTCGCAGGGTGAAGGGGGATTGTCCTCGAATCCACTCGCGCCGAAGGTCCCGCATTTCGCGCCGAAGGCGAAGCGGATCATCTTCCTGTTCATGAAGGGGGGGCCGTCGCACCTCGACACCTTCGATCCGAAGCCGAGGCTTCAGCGCGATGACGGCAAGCCTCTGCCGTTCGCCAAGCCCCGGGTGCAGTTCGCCGAGACGGGGGCCTTACTCGCCTCTCCCTGGAAGTTCCGGCGCTTCGGCGAGAGTGGGATCGCCGTCAGCGAGCTGTTCCCGAACGTGGCCCAGCATGTGGATGACCTCTGTTTGATCCACTCCTTGCACGGCACAAACGCGGCACATGGCGGGGCGCTCTTGATGCTGCACACGGGCAGCGACACGTTCGTCCGGCCGAGTATGGGGTCGTGGATCACGTATGGTCTGGGAACCGAGAACCAGAATCTGCCAGGGTTTGTCACCATCTGCCCGACCCTGGCCCACGGCGGTGTTCGCAACTGGGGATCGGCCTTTTTGCCGGCCGCCTATCAAGGGACGCCGCTTGGCAATGCGAGCGTGCCGTCGGATCAGGCCCAGGTCCGCTACATCAAAAACGAACGGCTCACCACCGATGTGCAGCGTGCGCAGCTTGACCTGCTGGCAGAGCTGAACGGCGATCACCTCGACGTCTCCGGCCCCGACCAGGCGCTCGAAGCCCGGCTCGATTCGTTCGAGCTGGCCTTCCGAATGCAAACGGAGATGCCTGAAGTGCAGGAGATCGCGGGCGAGTCTCCCGCGACGCATCGCCTCTATGGGCTCGACGACCCGGTGACGGCCGATTTCGGCCGCCAGTGCCTGCTGGCCCGTCGGCTCACGGAGCGCGGGGTGCGGTTCGTGCAGGTGACGCACAGCGACACGAACGTGCAGTGGGACCAGCACAGCGATCTGAAGGCCGGCCACGAGAAGAACGCCCGGGAAGTCGATCGGCCGATCGCCGGCCTCTTGACCGATTTGAAGGCCCGAGGGCTGCTCGACGACACGCTCGTCCTCTGGGGAGGAGAGTTCGGCCGAACCCCGACCGCCCAGGGGAAGAACGGTCGCGACCACAACCCGGAAGGGTTCACGATGTGGCTCGCCGGCGGTGGCGTCAAATCCGGCTACCGACACGGCGCGACCGACGAGTACGGCTATTACGCCGTCGAGGACAAGGTCCACATCCACGACCTGCACGCGACGTTACTGCACCTGCTCGGCCTCAACCACGAGGCCCTGACCTACCGCTACGCCGGCCGAGACTTCCGCCTGACCGACGTGGCGGGGAGGGTGGTGACGGAGATTCTCTAA